A genomic segment from Saccharomyces eubayanus strain FM1318 chromosome IX, whole genome shotgun sequence encodes:
- the AIM19 gene encoding Aim19p yields MSTSPTTDEAKDELLSPFRRLYALTKTPYPALANAALLASTPVLSPSLKVPPVKQSPAFSIPMSRVFSRSSTPRVGISAKTALFFSTMQAIGAYMIYDNDLENGAGFIATWSTLYLIVGGKKSFSALRYGRTWPLVLSSLSLANAVLYGQRFLATGFQ; encoded by the coding sequence ATGTCTACCAGTCCCACTACTGATGAAGCTAAGGATGAGCTACTTTCACCATTTCGCCGGTTATACGCTTTGACAAAGACGCCCTACCCTGCACTCGCCAATGCAGCACTCCTAGCATCAACGCCAGTGTTGTCCCCATCTTTGAAGGTGCCTCCAGTCAAACAGTCCCCGGCTTTCTCGATACCAATGTCCAGGGTATTTTCCAGATCATCTACACCTCGAGTTGGTATAAGTGCTAAGACcgccctttttttttctacaATGCAAGCCATAGGGGCATACATGATCTATGACAACGATCTGGAGAATGGGGCTGGGTTTATTGCTACATGGTCTACCTTGTATTTGATTGTTGGTGGTAAAAAGTCTTTCAGTGCATTGAGATATGGGAGAACTTGGCCGTTAGTGCTATCGTCCTTATCATTGGCCAACGCCGTCCTTTACGGCCAAAGGTTTCTTGCCACTGGGTTTCAATGA
- the KTR7 gene encoding putative mannosyltransferase, producing MAIRLKPKVRNFLLDMCQRRRYGFLFIASVLAILYYNGNWPFPSKIMLDPNNLPYSFQDYSTDKDEPFFRGCTDTSLYLQDPDYTKMNASFVMLTRNEEVDDVLKTMKSIEGHFNQWFEYPYVFLNDEPFTDFFKDQIRAITNASIEFGVVNEIEWEFPAEVRDSLLFKTALEDQNDRGIMYGNMESYHQMCRFYSGLFYKHPLVSKYEWYWRIEPDVDFFCDISYDPFFEMAKNNKKYGFTVLITELYWTVPNLFRTTKSFIKKTAGLRGNLGTLWKLFTFNHNILDTEDEEISRWVNQPWEAKPKLTEKLMVDFLVENHSQDDYEDDIEGIQYLVERARSKIPLLEDAFEKEEYNLCHFWSNFEIARVDLFDNEIYNAYFKHLEETGGFWTERWGDAPIHSIGLGMILDLEDVHYFRDIGYRHSSLQHCPKNALQEQKNPLKFDKGYGFGSGCRCVCPKNEEDIEDNSSPCMDIFFELLHGKEYEQDFPGCYKPSIKDEDVVEEIRKENFKILD from the coding sequence ATGGCTATAAGGTTAAAGCCAAAAGTGAGAAACTTCTTACTTGACATGTGTCAACGAAGGCGATatggtttccttttcataGCCTCTGTCCTCGCCATACTGTATTATAATGGCAACTGGCCATTTCCCTCAAAAATAATGCTCGATCCGAACAATCTACCTTACTCCTTTCAGGACTATTCCACTGATAAAGACGAGCCGTTTTTTCGGGGTTGTACCGATACCAGCCTGTATCTACAAGACCCAGATTATACCAAAATGAACGCGTCTTTTGTTATGCTTACAAGAAACGAAGAAGTAGACGAtgtattgaaaacaatgaaaagtATAGAGGGCCATTTTAACCAATGGTTCGAGTACCCGTACGTGTTTTTGAACGATGAACCATTCACAGATTTCTTTAAGGACCAAATTCGAGCGATAACCAATGCCAGTATTGAGTTCGGTGTTGTCAATGAAATAGAATGGGAATTTCCAGCCGAAGTACGTGATTCAttacttttcaaaactgcATTAGAAGACCAAAATGATAGAGGCATAATGTACGGTAATATGGAATCGTACCATCAGATGTGCCGATTTTATTCCGGATTGTTTTACAAGCATCCACTAGTCTCAAAATACGAGTGGTATTGGAGGATAGAACCGGATGTAGACTTCTTTTGTGATATCTCATACGatccattttttgaaatggccaaaaacaataagaaataCGGGTTCACCGTATTGATAACCGAACTGTATTGGACTGTTCCTAACTTGTTCAGAACAACCAAGAgttttataaaaaagacAGCGGGTTTAAGAGGGAACCTGGGCACACTATGGAAACTATTCACATTCAATCATAATATTCTAGAcactgaagatgaagaaatttctAGATGGGTGAATCAACCCTGGGAAGCGAAACCAAAATTGACTGAGAAGCTGATGGTAGACTTTCTAGTAGAGAACCACAGCCAAGATGATTATGAGGATGATATAGAAGGTATACAATATCTGGTGGAAAGGGCGCGCTCTAAGATACCATTGCTGGAAgatgcttttgaaaaggaagaataCAACTTGTGCCATTTTTGGagcaattttgaaattgccCGTGTTGATTTATTCGATAATGAGATTTATAACGCCTATTTCAAACATTTAGAGGAAACGGGTGGTTTCTGGACCGAAAGATGGGGAGATGCGCCCATCCATTCGATTGGTTTAGGAATGATTCTGGACCTAGAAGACGTTCATTATTTTAGGGACATTGGTTATAGACATTCGTCGTTACAACATTGCCCGAAGAATGCCTTACaagagcaaaaaaatcctcTTAAGTTTGATAAAGGATATGGCTTCGGATCTGGATGCCGATGCGTCTGTCCCAAGAATGAGGAAGATATCGAGGATAATTCTAGCCCCTGCATggacattttctttgaattaCTTCACGGCAAGGAGTACGAGCAAGATTTTCCAGGCTGCTACAAGCCTTCCATAAAAGACGAGGACGTGGTTGAAGAAATCAGGAAAgagaatttcaaaatccttGATTAG
- the SDS3 gene encoding Sds3p codes for MAIQKVSNKDLSRKDKRRFNIESKVNKIYQNFYSERDNQYKDRLTALQTDLTSLHQGDNGQYARQVRDLEEERDLELVRLRLFEEYRVSRSGIEFQEDIEKAKGEHEKLVKLCKERLYSSIEQKIKKLQEERLLMDVANVHSYAMNYSRPQYQKNTRSHTVSGWDSSSNEYGKDTANESATDTGAGNDRRTLRRRNASKEVRGNNNNQEESDFQTGNGSGSNGQGSRQGSQFPHFNNPAYKSGMASDSDFLQGINEGTDLYAFLFGEKNPKENANGNEKKKSRGAQRYSTKTAPPLQSLKPDEVTEDISLIRELTGQPPAPFKLRSD; via the coding sequence ATGGCTATTCAAAAAGTTAGTAACAAAGATTTGTCCCGCAAGgacaaaagaagatttaaTATCGAGTCCAAAGTAAACAAGATTTaccaaaatttttattcGGAGAGAGATAACCAGTATAAAGATAGGCTGACAGCACTGCAAACAGATTTAACCTCGCTGCACCAAGGCGATAACGGTCAATATGCTCGCCAGGTACGAGACTTGGAGGAAGAAAGGGACTTAGAGCTGGTCAGATTACGACTATTTGAAGAGTACCGTGTGTCCCGTTCTGGTattgaatttcaagaagatATCGAGAAAGCTAAGGGTGAACACGAGAAACTTGTCAAGTTGTGTAAAGAAAGACTCTATTCATCTatagaacaaaaaataaagaagctacaagaagaaagacTACTGATGGACGTAGCCAACGTCCATTCCTATGCCATGAATTATAGTAGGCCGCAATATCAGAAAAACACTAGAAGCCATACAGTAAGTGGTTGGGACTCTTCATCCAATGAGTACGGTAAAGACACGGCCAACGAAAGTGCCACCGACACAGGTGCGGGAAATGATCGAAGAACactaagaagaagaaatgcTTCCAAGGAGGTAAGAggtaacaacaacaaccaaGAGGAATCGGATTTCCAAACAGGTAATGGTTCTGGAAGTAACGGGCAAGGTTCCAGACAAGGGTCTCAGTTCCCACACTTTAACAACCCAGCTTACAAGTCAGGTATGGCGTCTGATTCGGATTTCTTACAGGGTATAAATGAAGGCACCGACCTTTACGCATTCTTATTTGGAGAGAAGAATCCAAAGGAGAACGCAAACGGTaacgaaaagaagaaaagccGTGGTGCTCAACGATACTCTACCAAGACCGCGCCGCCTCTACAGTCACTGAAACCAGACGAGGTCACTGAggatatttctttgatcAGAGAACTGACAGGCCAACCGCCGGCCCCTTTCAAACTAAGGTCAGACTGA
- the AIR1 gene encoding TRAMP complex RNA-binding subunit: MSSLLSEVESMDTLPYVKDTTPQASDPSSSKLLAPSIEDVDANPEELRTLRGQGRYFGVMDYDADGAIMEAEPKCNNCSQRGHLKRNCPHVICTYCGSMDDHYSQHCPKAISCSNCNANGHYKSQCPQKWKKVFCTLCNSKRHSRERCPSIWRSYLLKTKDISNDKLDFETIFCYNCGINGHFGDDCAERRSSRVPNTDGSAFCGDNLAMELKQHYFDEVKNHQREVSKRQMVENEDNDQQFNFYDYEYNDDAYDYPGSRNYRDKMKWKNRAQSSRNSNNNKNNSYNNNNNNKRKKTPFSPHNYNVTKKKNVHAHPLDFPRNPQNNRMNEYPSHSNYNRQDFPRGPKNKKNGPSFNKGQRSGRY, encoded by the coding sequence ATGTCGTCGTTGTTGTCTGAGGTGGAAAGTATGGACACTTTGCCGTACGTGAAAGATACAACGCCGCAAGCGAGCGATCCGTCATCTAGTAAATTGCTGGCTCCATCCATAGAGGATGTGGATGCAAACCCCGAGGAACTAAGAACGCTGCGGGGCCAAGGACGGTACTTTGGAGTAATGGACTACGATGCCGATGGTGCGATAATGGAAGCGGAACCAAAATGTAATAACTGTTCTCAAAGGGGccatttgaaaaggaactgCCCTCACGTCATATGTACGTACTGTGGGTCTATGGATGATCATTATTCACAACATTGTCCCAAGGCTATTAGCTGTTCTAATTGTAATGCAAATGGCCATTACAAATCACAGTGTCCccagaaatggaaaaaagtgTTCTGCACACTATGCAATAGCAAAAGACATTCAAGGGAGAGATGTCCCAGTATTTGGAGGTCTTACTTGTTGAAAACTAAGGACATCAGCAATGATAAGcttgattttgaaaccaTCTTTTGTTATAATTGTGGGATTAACGGCCATTTTGGAGACGACTGTGCAGAAAGAAGATCGTCTAGAGTGCCGAACACAGACGGAAGTGCGTTTTGCGGCGATAATCTAGCTATGGAGCTCAAACAGCACTATTTCGACGAAGTGAAGAACCATCAGAGAGAAGTCTCCAAAAGACAGATGGTGGAAAATGAGGACAACGACCAGCAATTCAACTTCTATGACTATGAGTACAACGACGATGCATATGACTACCCAGGTTCTAGGAATTATAGAGATAAaatgaaatggaaaaacaGGGCTCAATCATCCAGAAATagtaacaataacaaaaacaatagctataacaacaacaacaacaacaagaggaagaagacacCATTTAGCCCACACAACTACAACGtaaccaaaaagaaaaatgtgCATGCGCATCCCTTAGATTTCCCCAGAAACCCTCAAAACAACAGGATGAATGAGTACCCAAGCCATTCCAACTATAACAGACAAGATTTTCCGAGAGGACccaagaataaaaagaacGGGCCCTCGTTTAATAAGGGACAAAGAAGCGGACGTTATTGA
- the THS1 gene encoding threonine--tRNA ligase THS1: MSANEAGVAEQVKNLSVKDNGDAAAAKAGKKDNKKSKQQSLYLDPQPVFIEKRMEMFDRLQKEYNDKVASMPRVPLKIVLKDGAIKEATSWETTPMDIAKGISKSLADRLCISKVNGQLWDLDRPFEGEADEEIKLELLDFESEEGKKVFWHSSAHVLGESCECHLGAHICLGPPTDDGFFYEMAVRDSMKDISESPEQTVSQADFPGLEGVAKNVIKQKQKFERLVMTKEDLLKMFHYSKYKTYLVQTKIPDGGATTVYRCGTLIDLCVGPHIPHTGRIKAFKLLKNSSCYFLGDATNDSLQRVYGISFPDKKLMDAHLKFLAEASMRDHRKIGREQELFLFNEMSPGSCFWLPHGTRIYNTLVDLMRSEYRKRGYEEVITPNMYNSKLWETSGHWGNYKENMFTFDVEKESFGLKPMNCPGHCLMFKSRERSYRELPWRVADFGVIHRNEFSGALSGLTRVRRFQQDDAHIFCTESQIETEIENIFNFLEYVYGVFGFEFKMELSTRPEKYVGKIETWDAAESKLESALRKWGGNWEINAGDGAFYGPKIDIMISDALRRWHQCATVQLDFQLPNRFELEFKSKDQDESYERPVMIHRAILGSVERMTAILIEHFAGKWPFWLSPRQVLVVPVGVKYQEYAEDVRNQLHDAGFYADVDLTGNTLQKKVRNGQMLKYNFIFIVGEQEMNEKSVNIRNRDVMEQQGKNATVSVEEVLTQLKSLKDEKRGDNVLA; encoded by the coding sequence ATGAGCGCTAACGAAGCAGGTGTCGCTGAGCAAGTCAAGAACTTGTCCGTTAAGGATAACGGTGatgcagcagcagcaaagGCAGGTAAGAAGGATAACAAAAAGTCCAAGCAACAATCTCTATACTTGGACCCTCAACCAgtctttattgaaaaaagaatggaGATGTTTGACAGATTGCAAAAGGAATACAACGACAAGGTTGCCAGTATGCCTCGCGTTCCATTGAAGATCGTTTTAAAGGACGGTGCTATTAAGGAAGCCACTTCTTGGGAAACTACTCCTATGGATATTGCTAAGggaatttccaaatctttggCTGATAGATTATGTATCTCAAAGGTCAATGGCCAATTATGGGATTTAGACAGACCTTTTGAAGGCGAAGccgatgaagaaatcaaattaGAACTATTAGATTTTGAATCTGAGGAAGGTAAAAAAGTCTTCTGGCATTCATCTGCCCACGTTCTGGGTGAATCTTGTGAGTGCCATCTAGGTGCCCACATCTGTTTGGGCCCTCCAACTGATGACGGGTTTTTTTACGAAATGGCAGTCAGAGATAGTATGAAAGATATCTCTGAATCTCCAGAACAAACCGTCTCTCAAGCGGATTTCCCAGGTTTGGAAGGTGTTGCTAAGAACGTCATCaagcaaaagcaaaaattcGAAAGATTGGTTATGACCAAGGAAgaccttttgaaaatgttcCACTACTCTAAATATAAAACTTATTTGGTTCAAACCAAAATTCCGGATGGTGGTGCCACCACTGTTTACCGTTGTGGTACATTGATCGATTTATGTGTCGGTCCTCACATCCCTCATACTGGTCGTATCAAGGCTTTTAAATTACTAAAGAATTCTTCTTGTTACTTCTTGGGTGATGCCACAAATGACTCTTTGCAAAGAGTTTACGGTATTTCCTTCCCAGACAAAAAACTGATGGACGCTCATTTGAAGTTCTTGGCTGAGGCATCTATGAGAGATCACAGAAAGATTGGTAGGGAACAAGAATTATTCTTATTCAATGAAATGTCTCCAGGTTCTTGTTTCTGGTTACCTCATGGTACCAGAATTTACAATACTTTGGTTGATTTGATGAGATCTGAATACCGTAAGAGAGGTTATGAGGAAGTTATCACACCTAACATGTACAATTCCAAATTGTGGGAAACTTCAGGTCACTGGGGTaattacaaagaaaacatgtTTACTTTTGATGTAGAAAAGGAATCTTTCGGTTTGAAGCCAATGAACTGTCCAGGTCATTGTTTGATGTTTAAGTCTAGAGAACGTTCCTACAGAGAATTGCCATGGAGGGTTGCTGATTTCGGTGTTATTCACAGAAACGAATTCTCAGGTGCCTTGTCTGGTTTGACTCGTGTGAGAAGATTCCAACAAGATGATGCTCATATCTTCTGTACTGAAAGTCAAATCGAAACCGAAATCGAAAACatattcaatttcttggaatATGTCTACGGTGTCTTTGGATTTGAATTCAAGATGGAATTATCTACCAGACCAGAGAAGTATGTTGGTAAAATCGAAACTTGGGACGCTGCCGAAAGTAAATTAGAGTCTGCCTTGAGAAAATGGGGTGGTAACTGGGAAATCAACGCCGGTGATGGTGCTTTCTACGGTCCAAAGATTGACATTATGATTTCTGATGCTTTAAGAAGATGGCATCAATGTGCCACTGTCCAATTAGATTTCCAATTGCCAAACAGATTCGAATTGGAATTCAAATCTAAGGATCAAGATGAGAGTTACGAAAGACCAGTTATGATTCATCGTGCCATTTTGGGTTCCGTTGAAAGAATGACTGCCATTTTGATCGAACATTTTGCTGGTAAGTGGCCATTCTGGTTATCTCCACGTCAAGTCTTGGTTGTCCCAGTTGGTGTGAAGTACCAGGAATACGCCGAAGATGTCCGCAACCAATTACACGACGCAGGCTTCTATGCTGATGTCGACTTGACTGGTAACACTCTACAAAAGAAGGTCAGAAACGGGCAAATGCTGAAAtacaatttcattttcattgttgGTGAACAAGAGATGAACGAAAAGTCTGTCAACATTAGAAACAGAGATGTTATGGAACAACAAGGTAAGAATGCCACCGTTTCTGTCGAAGAGGTTTTGACACAGTTGAAGAGCTTGAAAGACGAAAAGAGAGGAGACAACGTCTTAGCTTAA
- the RCI37 gene encoding Rci37p: MLGEEQSQNAHNGQEIEKELPFMERPWFKKAYEKAIEFHEKDELLDAKDRLELSKAYRSIAKAQMWGGWLAFSSVFFTPFAYRYYKTNAIKGVKVPRNFVLGVMALFFATNVAGRSMYDRKLNERDLTGSLKDSHAYDYGDNDFEAAQPDQTKEVSRNKRQYDMMRLLDLGSPSKWSMYFYITYQNPERRLPDPKAKLEQLKKTGVFSGSPFMNQRDPIGLYRNKGKETSGSKDWGKDDNDSLSSWEKVRNGEDGSLSSWESIRSSNRDQLQEPGAQKDDGSGVFSSGLSDDSFDTGKPSSDDGYERLLQSGRNR, from the coding sequence ATGCTGGGAGAGGAACAATCACAAAACGCTCATAACGGGCAAGAAATCGAAAAGGAGCTGCCCTTCATGGAGAGGCCTTGGTTTAAGAAGGCCTACGAAAAGGCCATCGAGTTCCACGAAAAGGACGAACTGCTAGACGCAAAAGACAGACTGGAGCTGTCGAAGGCTTACAGGTCTATTGCTAAGGCCCAGATGTGGGGTGGCTGGCTCGCCTTCTCCtctgtttttttcaccCCATTTGCGTATCGTTACTACAAGACCAACGCTATCAAGGGCGTCAAAGTTCCCAGAAATTTTGTCCTGGGGGTGATGGCTCTGTTTTTTGCTACAAATGTCGCTGGTCGGTCCATGTATGATCGCAAACTGAACGAACGAGACCTGACCGGTTCCCTGAAGGACAGTCATGCCTACGATTATGGCGATAACGATTTCGAAGCCGCTCAGCCCGACCAAACGAAGGAAGTttcaagaaacaaaagacaGTACGATATGATGCGACTTTTAGATCTAGGGTCTCCCTCTAAATGGTCAATGTACTTTTACATAACGTACCAAAATCCAGAGAGAAGACTGCCCGATCCGAAAGCTAAACTAGAACAACTGAAAAAGACCGGCGTCTTCAGTGGTTCGCCCTTCATGAACCAAAGAGATCCTATCGGGCTGTACCGTAACAAAGGTAAGGAAACTTCAGGCTCAAAAGATTGGGGGAAGGACGATAACGATTCATTGTCTTCGTGGGAGAAAGTGAGGAACGGCGAAGACGGCTCACTTTCATCTTGGGAAAGTATAAGGAGTTCGAATAGAGATCAACTCCAAGAACCTGGTGCTCAAAAAGATGATGGATCCGGTGTGTTTAGCTCTGGATTATCCGATGACAGTTTTGACACCGGAAAACCTTCCTCTGATGACGGATATGAACGTCTACTACAAAGCGGAAGAAATCGCTGA